A single Calidifontibacter indicus DNA region contains:
- the hisH gene encoding imidazole glycerol phosphate synthase subunit HisH, with protein MTKVVVLDYGSGNVRSVVRMLERIGADVDLSADPDAVRNADGLYVPGVGNFHACMAGLNAVDGGALIGARLAAGRPVLGVCVGYQVLFDGSVEPARAQLPGLGLWPGTVARLTADVVPHMGWSEVTAAAGSRLLDGLDGERFYFVHSYAPPRWRGASDAVVSTATHGDPFVAAVEAGVLAGTQFHPEKSGDAGAQLLRNWCDSL; from the coding sequence ATGACCAAGGTGGTCGTGCTCGACTACGGCAGCGGCAATGTGCGCTCGGTGGTGCGGATGCTCGAACGCATCGGTGCCGACGTCGACCTCAGCGCCGACCCCGACGCCGTCCGCAACGCCGACGGGCTCTACGTGCCCGGTGTCGGCAACTTCCACGCCTGCATGGCAGGACTCAACGCGGTCGACGGTGGCGCGCTGATCGGTGCGCGGCTGGCCGCCGGACGCCCCGTGCTCGGTGTCTGCGTCGGCTACCAGGTGCTGTTCGACGGCAGTGTCGAGCCCGCGCGCGCCCAACTGCCCGGGCTCGGGCTCTGGCCCGGCACCGTCGCTCGACTGACCGCCGATGTCGTGCCGCACATGGGCTGGAGCGAGGTGACCGCCGCAGCCGGCAGCCGCCTGCTCGACGGGCTCGACGGCGAACGGTTCTACTTCGTGCACTCCTACGCGCCGCCGCGCTGGCGGGGCGCGTCCGATGCCGTTGTCAGCACGGCTACCCACGGCGACCCGTTCGTCGCGGCCGTCGAGGCCGGCGTGCTCGCCGGCACCCAGTTCCACCCGGAGAAGTCCGGGGACGCCGGTGCGCAGCTCCTGCGCAACTGGTGTGATTCGTTGTGA
- the priA gene encoding bifunctional 1-(5-phosphoribosyl)-5-((5-phosphoribosylamino)methylideneamino)imidazole-4-carboxamide isomerase/phosphoribosylanthranilate isomerase PriA yields MTESPRLELLPAVDVVDGRAVQLVQGVAGSGGEFGDPWLAAKGWQDQGSEWLHLVDLDAAFGRGSNHELLASIVQRLDIKVELSGGIRDAETLERALASGCRRVNLGTAALENPEWTAQAIAEHGDRVAVGLDVRGTTLAARGWTKEGGDLYETLERLDREGCARYVVTDVAKDGMMQGANIALLQDVCSRTDRPVVASGGVSTLDDVRAIRELVPAGVEGAIVGSALYKGAFTLPEALDVAGRP; encoded by the coding sequence ATGACCGAAAGCCCCCGCCTCGAACTTCTGCCCGCCGTCGACGTGGTCGACGGACGTGCCGTGCAGCTGGTGCAGGGGGTGGCCGGCAGCGGCGGTGAGTTCGGCGACCCTTGGTTGGCGGCGAAGGGCTGGCAGGACCAGGGTTCGGAGTGGCTGCACCTCGTCGACCTCGACGCGGCGTTCGGCCGCGGCAGCAACCACGAACTGCTCGCCTCGATCGTGCAGCGGCTCGACATCAAGGTCGAGCTGTCCGGTGGCATCCGTGATGCCGAGACGCTCGAGCGGGCCCTGGCCAGTGGCTGCCGGCGGGTCAACCTCGGCACGGCGGCGCTGGAGAACCCGGAATGGACCGCGCAGGCGATCGCGGAGCACGGCGACCGGGTGGCCGTCGGCCTCGACGTGCGCGGCACCACCCTCGCGGCCCGCGGCTGGACCAAGGAGGGCGGCGACCTCTACGAGACGCTCGAACGGCTCGATCGTGAGGGCTGTGCCCGCTACGTCGTCACCGACGTCGCCAAGGACGGCATGATGCAGGGCGCCAATATCGCTCTGCTGCAAGACGTCTGCTCCCGCACCGACCGCCCGGTGGTCGCGTCCGGTGGGGTGTCGACGCTGGACGACGTGCGTGCGATCCGTGAGCTCGTGCCGGCCGGCGTGGAGGGCGCGATCGTCGGCTCGGCGCTCTACAAGGGTGCGTTCACGCTGCCCGAGGCACTCGACGTCGCCGGTCGCCCGTGA
- a CDS encoding SseB family protein, giving the protein MTSEEHTDSAGQTWQGRQVTDTGFGGDDGSADPAVAAALAGDDEVALVRILAGARFLVPIVADATEVVQDGGLHADKAADMAVAVLVAPDGTRALPVFTSMDSLHAWDPAARPSPVTADRAAQAAVSERADVIVVDVAGPTTVALRPSMVWALAMQRDWLPAHDDPQVVSAVARAAAEEPSVARVVCEAGDDGALRIVLHLLPGLAGDEVATIAQRVGERLATDGEVRARIDAVTFAVRPA; this is encoded by the coding sequence GTGACGTCCGAGGAACACACCGACTCCGCCGGGCAGACCTGGCAGGGGCGGCAGGTCACCGACACAGGGTTCGGCGGCGACGACGGGTCGGCCGACCCGGCGGTGGCCGCGGCCCTCGCCGGTGATGACGAGGTCGCACTGGTGCGTATCCTCGCCGGCGCCCGGTTCCTCGTGCCGATCGTCGCCGACGCGACCGAGGTCGTGCAGGACGGCGGCTTGCACGCCGACAAGGCCGCCGACATGGCCGTCGCGGTGCTCGTGGCTCCCGACGGCACCCGCGCGCTGCCGGTGTTCACCTCGATGGATTCCCTGCACGCCTGGGACCCCGCAGCACGTCCGTCGCCGGTGACGGCCGATCGCGCCGCGCAAGCGGCGGTGAGCGAACGTGCCGACGTGATCGTCGTCGACGTGGCCGGTCCGACGACCGTCGCGTTGCGGCCGAGCATGGTGTGGGCCCTTGCCATGCAACGGGATTGGTTGCCGGCACACGACGACCCGCAGGTTGTGTCGGCCGTCGCGCGGGCGGCCGCCGAGGAGCCGTCGGTCGCTCGAGTGGTCTGTGAGGCAGGCGACGACGGCGCGTTGCGCATCGTGTTGCACCTGCTGCCGGGTCTGGCCGGCGACGAGGTCGCCACGATCGCCCAACGCGTCGGTGAGCGCTTGGCCACCGACGGTGAGGTGCGGGCGCGCATCGACGCGGTGACCTTCGCCGTCCGCCCCGCGTAG
- a CDS encoding 1-acyl-sn-glycerol-3-phosphate acyltransferase has translation MPPWRRDEQEWQARHVLVLGQELHRFVLAADRLVSLDLRVKVPTADPSRPVLLLARHAGPGDSLLMAYVITHDLLRIPRIVLKRALLWDPAMDLCLARLDAYFIGPGLPREERDRQLREFAEHVQVGDATLLFPKGRNWTPGRHAEEFSEAVEDGELERAHWLKRNPRVLSPRSTVVRRMLAARPDSQVMIAGPPGPGRSGVTGGDLAVPPVEPADPHRRAAGAGPDRRADRRLAAGRVGATRRLDRRAGRRLTRR, from the coding sequence ATGCCACCGTGGCGCCGCGACGAACAGGAGTGGCAGGCACGCCACGTGCTGGTGCTCGGCCAGGAGTTGCACCGGTTCGTGCTAGCGGCCGACCGGCTCGTCAGCCTCGACCTCCGGGTGAAGGTGCCGACCGCTGACCCGTCGCGTCCGGTGCTGCTGCTCGCCCGCCACGCCGGCCCCGGCGACTCCCTGCTGATGGCCTACGTCATCACCCATGACCTGCTGCGCATCCCCCGCATCGTGCTCAAACGGGCGCTGCTCTGGGACCCCGCGATGGACCTCTGCCTCGCCCGACTCGACGCCTACTTCATCGGCCCCGGTCTGCCTCGCGAGGAACGCGACCGACAACTGCGCGAGTTCGCCGAGCACGTACAGGTCGGCGACGCCACCCTGCTGTTCCCCAAAGGACGCAACTGGACGCCCGGCCGCCACGCCGAGGAGTTCTCCGAAGCCGTCGAAGACGGCGAACTCGAACGCGCCCACTGGCTCAAACGCAACCCGCGCGTGCTCTCGCCGCGCTCCACCGTCGTCCGCCGGATGTTGGCGGCACGGCCCGACTCGCAGGTGATGATCGCCGGGCCACCAGGGCCTGGAAGATCTGGTGTCACCGGCGGTGATCTGGCGGTCCCTCCCGTTGAACCGGCAGATCCACATCGACGTGCGGCTGGTGCCGGCCCCGACCGACGAGCTGATCGACGACTGGCTGCAGGCCGAGTGGGAGCGACTCGACGACTGGACCGACGCGCTGGACGGCGACTGACGCGTCGATGA